From the genome of Vicia villosa cultivar HV-30 ecotype Madison, WI linkage group LG2, Vvil1.0, whole genome shotgun sequence, one region includes:
- the LOC131649239 gene encoding protein FAR1-RELATED SEQUENCE 12-like, translating into MASSSIDWKPLVGMKFDSIETAYQFWLAYGAHVGFGVRKRYVNKSRKDGTISSCRFVCSKEGLRQPDKRDVFVSNHRAETRTDCKARIALVLKNGKFVIHEFVQDHNHPLQPPEETNLDIIQFFKHFEQVVEEKRGNELTCEYESKHKLARLRYETSPILIQMGKIYTHAVFDLFQNEFKLFLAMSILERSESHSLCKYSITMDNHEKSWKVSFNRASSSISCSCRKFETFGILCSHALKVFEANDVKVVPDEYILRRWTLEARCGVVQDLRGKEVEGDPKLSITQKFRNVVSKFIRVAASASPFEECLEIVDNTVDLLNKELMEFHLQARNNNANNPTFVTNDVTQPSGFKIRSGSKKQKRRKGWVEIMQNRKKNVQPRKQSQCQISQTISCSAPPTYEPPQTQDGQLSFTALLMAPFNDTNIAILD; encoded by the exons ATGGCATCTTCAAGTATTGATTGGAAGCCATTGGTTGGTATGAAGTTTGACTCAATAGAAACAGCTTATCAGTTTTGGCTCGCATACGGTGCACATGTTGGCTTTGGTGTTAGAAAACGTTATGTGAACAAAAGTAGAAAAGATGGTACTATATCATCATGTAGGTTTGTTTGTAGCAAGGAAGGATTACGACAACCTGACAAGAGAGATGTCTTTGTTAGCAACCATAGAGCTGAGACCAGAACGGATTGCAAAGCAAGGATAGCTCTTGTATTGAAAAATGGAAAATTTGTCATTCATGAATTTGTACAAGACCATAATCACCCTCTACAACCACCAGAGGAAACGAATTTGGATATTATACAGTTTTTCAAACACTTTGAACAAGTTGTTGAGGAGAAGAGAGGAAACGAATTGACTTGTGAGTATGAGTCCAAACATAAGCTTGCAAGGTTGAGATATGAGACATCTCCAATACTAATACAAATGGGAAAGATTTATACCCATGCTGTATTTGATTTATTCCAAAACGAGTTTAAGTTATTCTTAGCAATGAGCATACTAGAGAGAAGTGAGTCTCACTCTTTATGCAAATATTCCATCACTATGGACAATCATGAAAAATCTTGGAAAGTATCATTTAACCGTGCTTCATCCTCTATATCTTGTAGTTGTAGAAAATTTGAGACATTTGGCATACTTTGTTCACACGCATTAAAAGTGTTTGAAGCAAATGATGTTAAGGTCGTTCCTGATGAGTATATTTTAAGAAGGTGGACATTAGAAGCTCGTTGCGGTGTTGTGCAAGATTTGAGGGGGAAAGAGGTGGAAGGTGATCCAAAGTTATCTATCACGCAAAAATTTAGAAACGTTGTTTCTAAATTCATTCGAGTAGCTGCTAGCGCGTCTCCTTTTGAAGAGTGTCTTGAGATTGTAGATAACACGGTTGATTTACTGAATAAAGAATTAATGGAATTTCACTTACAAGCCAGAAACAATAATGCTAATAATCCGACATTTGTGACTAATGATGTTACACAACCCAGTGGATTCAAGATACGGTCTGGCTCAAAAAAACAAAAGAGACGCAAGGGTTGGGTTGAGATTATGCAGAATAGAAAGAAAAATGTACAACCTAGAAAACAATCACAATGTCAAATATCTCAG ACAATATCATGTTCGGCACCTCCAACTTACGAGCCGCCTCAAACACAAGATGGTCAACTTAGTTTTACAGCACTTTTGATG